The segment ACTCTTGGAGTTCTTTGgggagaggttaagctctctaGGTATCTTGTATTCATCATTGTTTGGCAATATACAAAGGTTATACAGTTCTGAGTTGTATGTTGGGTGTGTGTACTGTGTGCGTTCTATAGGTTCTTGATtaaacaaattgaatatatcACACAATAATTTAACTTTACATTATCTGCCTGATAAGAATTTGGTTAAAAACTCATTGAGTAGActtccaggaaagagaggtgcgtcacaatggacaacttaagtaccaagtctttccttagccaaagtgttcctcaacttattcttaacaaatttcttattcacagattcaaaacaacaacatataacaTTATCACAGAAAATCAAATAGTTATACAACAAGCACAtaggtttttcattaacaataattgcacacaaaatttcaagacataaatagtaaaaaaaataatattttataattttaaaaacttagaaaGGTTAGCTCTCCTTACCTCTTTTCCAGACTTAGTTTCCTACCCCGAGGTTGTTCTCCCGAAAATCTTCCAGAACCACTActcttccaaaattttcttcctAACTCTTTCTTCTCTATATTCTTTCTCAAGATTTCTCACTTGATTCTTTTTGTAGAATGAGCTCCCCTCCCATgattatttatagtaaaaaaatttactatttactaattttttaatattattttattaaattaacttcTTACTTCCAACCACCACTTACCAACCTTTCCTTATTACTTAAGGAAGTTTCATAATAttggatttatttatttattcataatatggccatttatagtataaaaaaatttactttttactaatattattttaatattattttattaaattaacttcTTACTTCCAACCACCACTTACCAACCTTTCCTTATTACTTAAGGAAATTTCATAATATTggacttatttatttatttacttatttactattatttttcttcatgtttttactattcattttttactattcactattcactttcaattttttttttttaataaaaccttctaaaataggttctcaaaaCCCCTCTtcagaaattattataattttctatcataaagttaaaattttctaaccttaattatattttctattcattattattattaatgataatgctaaaatttactactatttattaaaatagatatttttcatgGGTCTTACACGAGACATGTGACCCGTGTTCTTTTCCACATTTTCCACTAGTGGAGCTGTTGGAAGAGGAGACAATTGCTTCAAAACTAGGGTTTGTGAGTTATGATTCTTGATAAGAAAGGATAATGGACTCTTGGGCCAAAATTTGGGCTTGTTGGAAAACGAGTATCCAATGTGTATCCACGAGTTAAAAGAAATTCgcggattttttttatgcgggtatACAGCAGGTAGCAGGACAGGTAACAAATATGATTTTTACATGTAGGCCAGGTTGTGGATAAACACTATCCATGCCTAACctgacccgttgtcatccctactatTACCACAACCTTATCATTATCATCGAAAACGTGAATCACTagtattttatcttttactattttttttttaacttaagaATACCTTTCCCTCATAGCTAAATTTCGTAGACCAAGAAACACTCTTACCCACATTAGATGTTACTTTGTGAAAGAAAAGAGCAttgttgttatgtttttttatcatgtgacgcccgggcactgacgagggcggggagtgatcgccggtgcaagaagcatggtgcaggggacatggacaaggagcggctcctggcaggcttcaagtggaaggggcacataaacaaatcgaacatacaccggaatgagagggatctggagactgtataggtatgggactatacaagttgaaggatagcttaaaggaattgatttggctacccatatcaccaaaatgcatttacttttcagaAGCCTagcccataagaacttcatggttaagcgtgcttagcctggagaaattttgggatgggtgaccttccgggaagttgtCGGGGTGTTACAATGTCCATATGATAAGTAATGATGTCTAAGTAGTAAACTTAGTGTGTGTTTTAGAACAATTTTACAGCCAAGAAAAATCTCCTTAATcctttttaactcaaaattaatCATTTAGTATAAGATTTGGCACACATTTAATCAAGttagaaataaaaactataacaacggatatattaattgattaagtaaaatattaGTTGATTAAGTGAATGCAACTTAGAGCCAAAATCATTCTCTATATTAATCAATTACTTTACAAAATAgtctattaatataataaagatttAGAAAAAGTGACTAAGacatattaattgattaaactattaacataatcgattaatataAACTGATATCATTTTCTAAGTTTTgcaaaaaacattaattaattaaatcactgatataatcaattaatattaatagttgccttgcttttctttaaattttacatattctCTTACTTTAATGAAACactttgatatttaaaaaaaaaaaaattaatacttgaGTGAGAGAGATCTAAGGGTTGTTGGAGTAACAAGGGGAGGTTTCCAATCGGGGAGTCAATGAGCAATGAGATGTGAGCCCAATCTTATAAGAGACTGACACCACTctttacccaaaaccttaaagcaatgggttaatgggtcttcCCACTTATAAACcactctactttctcatttttatccagtgtgggacttagactcacacttggagtgcaaacaaagtcccacatcgagtAAAAAAGGGTTGGTCAAGGGTTTAAATACACATAGATACCTCCAATGATAAGAGGCATTTTGGAATGGTAcaaaagcaaacccgtgagggcTATCTGTGTGTGTCGAATCTCCCCAACAAGGGTGGCAAAAATCATTTTGATTTAAGATGATTAGCTATTGAAGGGTTTTTCTCTTGATTatggattttaattttaatattttgagtcAATTAATATCTTTCTTAtatctttgttttaatttccATTCTTTGTATTATAATTCACCTATATGGTGTAGTATGTGATGATTGTGTATAGTATCTcctatatttcttatatttcttgaagggtttttttttttttttcaagaattggTTTAGATGTAGAGTTTAGAATTATTTAACCGTTCTTGTAATTTGAAACTTTGAATCTTTAGTAAAATTATTAGCTTAGGTTGTTAGAAAAATTGGACGTagatttgttataattgaaaTTCTTTGTCTTGTTCTTTTTATTGATCTAAATCTTTGATTTAAAACACTCTTTAGCTCTTATATTACAATAAGGTGCGGTTAAATTCTAGGATAGATGAAGATTGAAAGTGAATTtaagaggagaagaaaagagatGGCTTGTGAAGACACAGAAGAGAGAAAGTAAAAGATGAATTAAATTTGTATcccactttttaatataaaatatatttcatacatgtttttaatgtcacgttaatttaaacaatattttcagCATGTCACCAAAGACCATTTTAAACGCTGTTTacgaaatttttttatttgattcaattttatcaGAGACTCGAAACATAATAGCTTAATCTTTTGTTCTTTGCTTTTTTTACCAGTCTATACTACTTCTCTAATGTGGGTTCATCTTTACATGGTATAAACATAATATCTTAAAGTGGTGCATAATGCCTTACGTTTTGTGTGGAACACTCACATTAGGTTTTTCTACAAGTTAGAGTTTGTGAGATTGTTATTCTGGTGTTGGATTTAAGTTAGGAATTACTAAAAGGGAGATGAGAGGAACATTaacattgaaagaaaagaatacaagcttttgttcttaaatacatcttcatttttcttcttacatATCTCTCTCTTTATACTTCTTCCGCAGttcaaaagcaaacaaaatggtGTTCTACATACTCGACGGGTAATTATAGCATTTGATATTTCTAAACTttgcaattttaaaattatcatctttcatataaatgatttatttcaatttgtattttatttctcCGGTGATAACTTCTTTATCCCcttgttattatatttattacaatcCTCATTTTCCCTGCTaacaatgaaaatataattaaaattttcaatcaatatgagataagtattaaataaagattcttttcttttagtcaCGTTCAACTTCTAGGTTTTGgaactatttttaaaacttaattaactaTTCACGATAAAGGAAAAACTATCCAcagtaaaatcataaaaataataattcatgatcatatttttataaatttaataatacttttttattttaattattattgtataaaatTGATATCATTAATATGCATTACTAAATAAGGAGATACActatttgataattttctttaatattatattttaattagacgagtttactttttaacaaataaaaaataatttattcacttaataaaaaaatgaataatctttctttattttaaaataattaaataaatattccctttaaaaatgttttacataaatttttaatattagttttacaaaattaaatatattatttagtactattttcaattaattattcatagaaataataaaagtataaaattcataaacttatatgtattttaaaaattatattattttaatgtaataaaaatattaatatatgtgaACAAGTGTATTACGGGCAAATTAATTTAGGTAGTTATCTTCTTCATTAccttttttaaacaaattttatcatttagattttataattgtcttttcaaatttagttaactagaacaataaaatcataaaaattatttactttaataattccgtttttatttcttatatcataatataaaaatagacaCATATATGAAAGTATATTTCTTCTAGTATATATATGATatctttttgataaaataaatagattatttgaatagaattcataataatactattacttttaaaaaaaaattatttaatttatttttttaatatttaatttgatttttttattaaattagtgttaatgttatttaaaaaatgttatgtattaaaatttaaatatttttttttattttataactttttttctttattttgatatgatataacttttaagatagaaaataattttaaattttaatacgtGAGACTTCTTGATATTAATGTCATCACTTGGGAGATaaagagtttttctttttttaaaaaaagtaatttaaaaaaaatataaaatctaaaataaataaaatcttaaatataaaaataaaattattaattaaatttttattagtttgaaGAGAGGATGAAGACTTATTTTCATCTATTCTAGATATTAGGTTTCGtttcattcaaataatttatttctttttgctatataaatttttatttttttctcttaattattgttgaatattaattaaattattagaattCTAAAggtttatttttcctttcaatatttacaaaaataataaaagttaaattactaattaaatttttattctttgatttgaagatgggaggaagaagaaaatgatgtttGGAGGAGATATGTTGCACTGAAAAATATGGGCTGGGACTGGGAGGCCGCATATAATATAAATGTGAGAATTTGTCATTAGCTAAGCAAGCTCACAGATTACtacacataatatatattattgtattattattataacataattattatgtGATTGTATTAGttatcaaagtattttttttatttatttaaatataactactGTAGTATTTACGTAGACAGTGTAACAATTTTGATATACTGTTCCACagaaacacaaaagtgaataaagttttaatatttgaaattgttttaatcatttaaagttttaatatttatggaCAGTCGAAAAGTGTGGATCTTCTTGAGGAAGAAAGAGCTGCAATAACAGTTGAATTATGTGAAATGAAGAAAGTGcatcttcaagatttaccaaatTTAAGAAGCTTTTCCTTAGGAGACACTCTTAAATGGTCATCCTTAGACAATGTGGTTTTGAAGGACTGTCCCAAAGTGAAGAAGTTTGGTTTGGGAATGATAAAAGAATCAGAGTTAAAATCGATTCTAATAACAGAAAATGAAGAGCAAATTGACCCTCACACCAAGCTTCCATATCTTTTTGAATTATCGGTTAGTTCTTTTCTCTGATATGATATATATcgcaacatattttttttagtctGATATGATGAATTCTCAAAAAATGAATGCAGGATGACAAACTCTCACTCATTACTAATTACACTATATCTAACAATCGAGAgttaaaagagatattaaatAATCTTCAAAGTTCCCATTTCACCAACCTTCAAATTCTTCAAGTAAATAACTGTAATGGACAAAGGTTGGAgcattttcttaatatattatcaaGGAGGTCACACAAACTCCAAGTTATCAACATTCAAGACTGCTCACTACATTGTTTTTGTTCTGAAAAAGGGACTGAATATGGCAAAATTTTCACACAGCTAAaggaactaaaattaataaaagtcaaCTTAACGTATATTTGGTTTCATGACAATCCAGAATTTCTTGACCTTGGAAACCTACAAATTTTACACATCATACGTGTTTCCTCTCTCGAATATATATTTCATCGGTATCCAGCGGAGAAGCTTCACCAACTTAAGg is part of the Vigna radiata var. radiata cultivar VC1973A unplaced genomic scaffold, Vradiata_ver6 scaffold_735, whole genome shotgun sequence genome and harbors:
- the LOC106752903 gene encoding uncharacterized protein LOC106752903, which produces MVFYILDGWEEEENDVWRRYVALKNMGWDWEAAYNINSKSVDLLEEERAAITVELCEMKKVHLQDLPNLRSFSLGDTLKWSSLDNVVLKDCPKVKKFGLGMIKESELKSILITENEEQIDPHTKLPYLFELSNFLTLETYKFYTSYVFPLSNIYFIGIQRRSFTNLRN